In the Lysinibacillus sp. PLM2 genome, one interval contains:
- the thiT gene encoding thiamine transporter ThiT, protein MNKSKLLMLVEIAIFAGVGLVLDQISFSIWAQGGSISFVMLPIILMAIRWGLVAGVSTGFLIGVIQIALGGLVVHWVQGLLDYVVAFPVVGLAGIFRTQILNAVKILNKKKISIFIILGTIVGGLLRYAAHTIAGAVFFYEYAGDQNVWVYTILYNGSYMIPAIILTGLIGSLFFTSAPRLLKTY, encoded by the coding sequence ATGAACAAATCAAAATTATTAATGCTCGTTGAAATTGCAATTTTTGCTGGTGTGGGGCTAGTATTAGACCAAATTTCATTCTCCATCTGGGCACAAGGTGGCTCAATTAGTTTTGTTATGCTACCAATTATTTTAATGGCAATTCGTTGGGGGTTAGTAGCTGGCGTTTCAACTGGGTTCTTGATTGGAGTCATACAGATTGCATTAGGTGGCTTAGTCGTTCACTGGGTACAAGGATTGCTTGATTACGTAGTAGCATTTCCTGTAGTTGGATTAGCAGGAATATTCCGTACTCAGATTCTAAATGCAGTAAAAATTTTAAACAAGAAAAAAATAAGTATATTCATTATCCTTGGAACTATTGTAGGCGGCTTACTTCGATACGCTGCACATACAATTGCAGGAGCAGTTTTCTTTTATGAATACGCAGGCGATCAAAATGTATGGGTATACACGATACTATATAATGGATCGTATATGATACCTGCTATCATACTTACTGGGTTAATTGGTTCTCTATTTTTTACATCTGCACCAAGACTTTTAAAAACATATTAA